One genomic region from Mycobacterium basiliense encodes:
- a CDS encoding DUF3263 domain-containing protein, with the protein MDGAMARANRVGDDSEVADGLTRREHDILAFERQWWKFAGVKEEAIKELFSMSATRYYQVLNALVDRPEALAADPMLVKRLRRLRASRQKARAARRLGFEVT; encoded by the coding sequence ATGGACGGCGCCATGGCGCGGGCAAATCGAGTGGGGGACGACTCCGAGGTCGCCGATGGGCTGACCCGTCGCGAGCACGACATACTGGCTTTCGAACGCCAGTGGTGGAAGTTCGCGGGCGTTAAGGAAGAAGCCATCAAAGAGTTGTTCTCGATGTCGGCTACGCGGTACTACCAGGTGCTTAATGCGTTGGTGGATCGGCCGGAGGCATTGGCCGCCGACCCGATGTTGGTGAAGAGACTTAGGCGGTTGCGTGCCAGCCGTCAGAAGGCGCGCGCGGCGCGGCGCCTCGGCTTCGAGGTGACCTGA
- a CDS encoding N-acetylglutamate synthase, CG3035 family, translating into MVSWPDLGTRVTVRYRRPAGSVPPLTDAVGQLLAVTPTVRVRTKTGAVVEFASVDVVALRVLTDAPVRTAEIRALEHAAAAGWPGVERTWLDGWLLRTGYGTDSAVPLDISATISDIPAILDWFAQRNVTPLLTIPDRLLPQPTGGAGERTERVMVRDVRDLRAAEADRSIALSPHPDDAWLGLFDHHQRHDKQGALVDALTAVVDGELAFGTYPGAAVARAAVTDAPDGTRWVGLSAVHTINENSGSGPAARLYEALLSWGARRGATRGYLGMPDAGAEPAESLGFRLHHRRRYVRPPDSL; encoded by the coding sequence ATGGTGTCGTGGCCGGACCTCGGTACGCGGGTGACGGTTCGCTACCGCCGGCCCGCCGGGTCCGTCCCCCCGCTGACCGACGCGGTCGGACAGCTGCTGGCGGTCACCCCCACAGTGCGGGTTCGAACGAAGACCGGCGCGGTCGTCGAATTCGCATCCGTCGACGTGGTGGCGCTGCGGGTACTGACCGACGCGCCGGTACGCACTGCCGAGATCCGGGCTCTCGAACACGCCGCGGCCGCGGGTTGGCCGGGCGTCGAACGGACCTGGCTGGACGGCTGGCTGCTACGGACCGGCTACGGCACCGATTCAGCAGTGCCACTGGATATTTCAGCCACGATCAGTGACATCCCGGCGATCCTCGACTGGTTCGCACAGCGCAACGTGACCCCCCTGCTGACCATCCCCGATCGGCTCCTGCCACAGCCGACCGGCGGTGCGGGCGAACGCACAGAACGGGTCATGGTGCGTGACGTGCGCGATCTGCGCGCCGCGGAAGCCGACCGCTCGATCGCGCTATCGCCGCACCCCGACGACGCCTGGTTAGGGCTCTTCGATCACCACCAACGCCACGACAAACAAGGGGCTCTCGTCGACGCGCTCACCGCCGTCGTCGACGGCGAACTCGCATTCGGCACCTACCCAGGAGCGGCGGTCGCACGCGCGGCCGTCACCGATGCGCCCGACGGCACCCGTTGGGTGGGGTTGTCGGCGGTGCACACGATCAATGAGAACTCGGGGTCCGGCCCGGCCGCACGGTTGTACGAGGCGCTGTTGAGCTGGGGCGCTCGACGCGGAGCCACCCGCGGCTACCTGGGCATGCCCGATGCCGGCGCCGAACCGGCCGAGAGCCTTGGGTTCCGG
- a CDS encoding LytR C-terminal domain-containing protein encodes MNERVPDSSGLPLRAMVMVLLFLGVIFLLLGWQALGSSGQSDDDSSSIASMTTATTTSPTSTSTKPPAAQAEVRVYNISGEEGIAGRAADQLKAAGFNVTEVTNLAVSEVAVTTVYYGDGEGERATADAVGAKLGAPVERRIAEISDQPPGVIVLVTG; translated from the coding sequence ATGAATGAGCGTGTACCCGACTCTTCTGGGCTTCCCCTGCGGGCCATGGTGATGGTGCTGCTGTTCCTGGGCGTCATCTTCTTGCTGCTGGGCTGGCAAGCTCTGGGCTCGTCCGGACAATCCGATGATGACTCGTCCTCGATAGCCAGCATGACGACCGCCACCACCACGTCGCCAACCTCGACTAGCACCAAACCGCCTGCGGCGCAGGCCGAGGTGCGTGTGTACAACATCTCCGGCGAAGAAGGCATTGCCGGGCGCGCCGCAGACCAGCTCAAGGCGGCCGGTTTCAATGTGACTGAAGTCACCAATCTCGCGGTCTCGGAGGTCGCGGTCACCACTGTCTACTACGGCGACGGCGAGGGCGAGCGGGCCACCGCGGACGCCGTTGGCGCAAAGCTGGGGGCCCCGGTCGAGCGCCGGATCGCCGAAATATCCGATCAGCCACCCGGTGTCATCGTCTTGGTGACCGGCTGA
- a CDS encoding peptide deformylase — translation MAVVPIRIVGDPVLHTPTKPVPVGEDGSLPSDLPELITTMYDTMDAAHGVGLAANQIGVGLRVFVYDCAEDRGLAAHRRGVVINPMLETSEIPETMPDPDHDDEGCLSVPGESFPTGRAKWARVTGLDAEGNPVDIEGTGLFARMLQHETGHLDGFLYLDCLIGRHARGAKRAVKSHGWGVPGLSWLPGEGPDPFGH, via the coding sequence ATGGCAGTCGTACCAATACGCATCGTGGGCGATCCGGTCCTACACACTCCGACCAAGCCGGTCCCCGTTGGCGAGGACGGATCACTGCCATCCGATCTGCCTGAGCTGATCACCACCATGTACGACACCATGGATGCCGCGCACGGCGTCGGCCTGGCCGCCAATCAGATCGGGGTCGGACTGCGGGTATTTGTCTACGACTGCGCCGAGGATCGCGGCCTGGCCGCCCACCGCCGAGGCGTGGTAATCAATCCGATGCTCGAAACCTCCGAAATTCCCGAAACCATGCCCGACCCGGACCACGACGACGAAGGTTGTCTGTCGGTGCCCGGCGAGTCTTTCCCCACCGGGCGGGCCAAGTGGGCGCGAGTCACTGGGCTCGACGCCGAGGGCAACCCGGTCGACATTGAAGGCACGGGTCTGTTCGCCCGCATGCTGCAGCACGAAACGGGACACCTGGACGGATTTCTCTACCTGGACTGCCTCATCGGCCGGCACGCCCGCGGCGCGAAGCGGGCCGTGAAATCGCACGGCTGGGGTGTCCCGGGCCTGTCCTGGTTACCCGGCGAGGGACCCGATCCGTTCGGTCACTGA